Proteins encoded by one window of Anoplopoma fimbria isolate UVic2021 breed Golden Eagle Sablefish chromosome 23, Afim_UVic_2022, whole genome shotgun sequence:
- the LOC129112820 gene encoding nuclear factor 7, ovary-like gives MAVVGSLPTEEQLLCCICLDVFTNPVTLPCGHNFCKNCITEHFNFNSQRQCPMCKEHVDRKCKLGINTFISEMAVQFRKSAGRKDRQSSEQQLTKTREVFCDVPTGTQRRALRSCMLLAFGLVCLTIFFAINLNLHQTASSLKTHQLFDTVASHRTHHIVPLKVEYEVKKKELRKTEAEIQKKIQERQLKIEEVKHLVWISKKASDREMADGVHIFTAFMQSLERAHAEFNAMIKANLETTEEQATSFTRKMEQQISELVRRQTEVKQLSRTKDHLHFLQSFPIMKTAPLADDLPEVSIPPASYEGLLRTAMMTAVVQLTETASKELEKLHEAELMRLRQSALDVTLDPDTAHPNLILSDDGKQVHYGDVRNGLPDNSKRFDEAVFVLGKQSFSCGRFYYDVQVKGKTAWILGVAKESVNRKGEVQLNPENGIWALFHMHEKQYIALASQPVSLSVNDLPEKVRVVVDYDEGLVSFYNVDATILIYSFTGCSFTERLHPFVGPGIIDSAPLIISSAVINTD, from the exons ATGGCAGTTGTTGGCTCGCTACCAACTGAAGAGCAGCTTTTGTGCTGCATCTGCCTGGATGTGTTCACCAATCCAGTCACCTtaccatgtggacacaacttctgcaaAAACTGCATCACAgagcatttcaatttcaattcccAGCGGCAGTGTCCCATGTGTAAAGAGCATGTTGATAGAAAATGTAAGCTTGGGATCAATACTTTTATATCTGAGATGGCTGTTCAGTTCAGAAAGTCAGCTggaaggaaagacagacagagctcAGAGCAACAACTTACCAAAACCAGAGAAGTTTTCTGTGACGTTCCTACTGGAACGCAACGGAGAGCCCTGAGGTCATGCATGTTGTTAGCATTCGGCCTGGTTTGTCTGACCATTTTCTTTGCAATTAACTTAAACCTTCATCAAACAGCATCCAGCCTGAAAACTCATCAGCTGTTTGATACAGTAG CAAGTCACCGTACTCATCACATTGTTCCTCTGAAAGTAGAATAtgaagtaaaaaagaaagagcttCGGAAAACTGAAGCTGAAATTCAGAAGAAGATCCAGGAGAGACAGCTGAAAATAGAGGAGGTGAAACATTTGGTTTGGATTAGCAAGAAAGcttcagacagagagatggcTGATGGTGTTCATATCTTCACTGCTTTTATGCAGTCGTTGGAAAGAGCTCATGCCGAGTTCAACGCGATGATCAAAGCAAACCTGGAAACAACTGAGGAGCAGGCCACGAGTTTCACCCGAAAGATGGAGCAGCAAATCTCTGAGCTGGTGCGGAGGCAAACTGAGGTGAAGCAGCTATCCCGCACAAAAGAccacctccacttcctccagagcttcccAATCATGAAAACTGCTCCTCTTGCCGACGACTTGCCTGAGGTCAGCATTCCTCCGGCATCGTATGAGGGACTCCTGAGGACTGCCATGATGACTGCAGTGGTTCAACTGACAGAGACAGCCAGCAAAGAGTTGGAGAAGCTGCATGAAGCTGAGCTGATGAGACTCAGGCAGAGTGCGCTGGATGTGACTTTGGATCCTGACACAGCACACCCTAatctcatcctgtctgatgatggGAAACAAGTACACTACGGTGATGTGAGGAATGGACTTCCAGACAACTCAAAACGATTTGATGAAGCAGTTTTTGTCTTAGGAAAGCAGAGTTTCTCTTGTGGGAGATTTTACTATGATGTTCAAGTTAAAGGAAAGACTGCATGGATTTTAGGAGTGGCCAAAGAGTCCGTCAACAGGAAGGGAGAAGTTCAACTAAACCCTGAAAATGGCATCTGGGCTCTATTTCATATGCATGAAAAACAGTACATTGCACTTGCTAGCCAGCCTGTAAGTCTCTCTGTGAATGATCTGCCGGAAAAGGTTAGAGTTGTTGTGGATTATGACGAGGGTCTGGTCTCCTTCTATAACGTAGATGCAACAATTCTTATCTACTCCTTCACTGGGTGCTCCTTCACTGAGAGACTCCACCCATTCGTCGGTCCTGGTATTATTGACTCGGCTCCTCTGATTATCTCCTCTGCTGTCATTAACACAGATTAA